The following coding sequences are from one Photobacterium angustum window:
- the dbpA gene encoding ATP-dependent RNA helicase DbpA, with protein sequence MSQTAFSTLNLNPDLLSNLTSLGYDAMTPIQAQSLPLILEGKDVIAQGKTGSGKTAAFGLGLLQNLKVKRFRVQTLVLCPTRELADQVAKEIRRLARAIHNIKVLTLCGGTPFGPQIGSLEHGAHIIVGTPGRVEEHVRKGFLCLDELNTLVLDEADRMLEMGFQDSLDAITDVAPSDRQTLLFSATYPTQIASIAKRIMRNPVEVKVESNHDNSSISQHFYKVESNDDRLRAVRLLLSQHRPESCVIFCNTKREAQEISDDLEDYGFSSIALHGDLEQRERDRTLVLFANKSRSILVATDVAARGLDIDNLDAVINYHLARDTEVHVHRIGRTGRAGSKGIACSLFSDKEHYKVALLEDYLDRPISGEALPAEHLLDQPTFRPEMVTLMIDGGKKQKVRPGDILGALTGENGIAGSDVGKINVFDFCAYVAVKREVARAALKKLENGRIKGRNFRSRQLR encoded by the coding sequence TTGAGCCAGACTGCTTTTTCTACGTTAAACCTTAATCCTGATTTGCTCAGTAACTTAACGTCATTAGGTTACGACGCAATGACGCCGATCCAAGCGCAAAGCCTACCTTTAATTCTTGAGGGAAAAGATGTTATTGCTCAAGGTAAAACAGGTTCAGGTAAAACAGCAGCATTTGGCTTGGGATTACTACAGAATCTAAAAGTAAAACGCTTTCGTGTGCAGACGCTAGTCTTATGCCCAACGCGTGAGCTTGCTGATCAAGTCGCAAAAGAAATTCGTCGCTTAGCTCGTGCTATTCACAATATTAAAGTTTTAACATTATGTGGCGGCACACCTTTTGGGCCACAGATTGGTTCATTAGAGCATGGTGCACATATTATTGTGGGCACGCCGGGTCGTGTAGAAGAACACGTTCGTAAAGGCTTTCTATGTTTAGATGAACTAAATACGTTAGTGCTTGATGAAGCTGACCGAATGTTAGAGATGGGTTTTCAAGACTCATTAGATGCAATCACTGATGTTGCGCCAAGCGATCGTCAAACATTGCTGTTCAGTGCAACATATCCAACTCAAATTGCTTCTATTGCAAAACGTATTATGCGTAACCCTGTTGAAGTAAAAGTTGAATCTAACCACGATAATAGCAGTATCTCTCAGCACTTTTATAAAGTAGAGAGTAATGATGACCGTTTACGCGCTGTACGTTTGTTACTTAGCCAGCACCGTCCTGAATCATGTGTGATTTTTTGTAATACCAAGCGTGAAGCACAAGAGATTTCTGATGATCTTGAAGATTACGGCTTTAGCTCAATTGCATTACACGGTGATTTAGAGCAGCGTGAACGTGATCGTACTTTAGTTTTGTTTGCTAATAAGAGCCGTTCAATTCTAGTGGCAACCGATGTGGCTGCACGTGGCCTTGATATTGATAATCTTGATGCGGTGATTAACTATCACTTAGCACGTGATACTGAAGTGCATGTTCACCGTATTGGTCGTACAGGCCGTGCAGGTAGTAAAGGTATTGCTTGTTCCTTATTTAGCGATAAAGAGCATTATAAAGTCGCATTACTTGAAGATTACCTTGATCGCCCAATCTCAGGTGAAGCGTTACCGGCCGAGCACCTATTAGATCAACCAACGTTCCGCCCTGAAATGGTAACGTTAATGATTGATGGCGGTAAAAAACAGAAAGTGCGTCCGGGTGATATTTTAGGCGCATTGACGGGTGAAAATGGTATCGCTGGTAGTGATGTGGGTAAAATTAATGTCTTTGACTTCTGTGCTTATGTAGCAGTGAAGCGTGAAGTTGCACGTGCTGCATTGAAGAAGTTAGAAAACGGTCGAATTAAAGGTC